The following are encoded together in the Stegostoma tigrinum isolate sSteTig4 chromosome 42, sSteTig4.hap1, whole genome shotgun sequence genome:
- the LOC132206745 gene encoding probable G-protein coupled receptor 139, producing MKKTMGWNLEDLNSNVTTEDRSLSFWLDRFSADNARNTLADRIYWILRMSQFIYYPILAVIGVPANIVAMVILLQGKCGLSKCITHYLVAMSASDLLVVILNLVLRHIPIVYSEYFSFVKSIRVCNIHAVLLYAATDCSVWFTIVFTFDRFVAICCQKLKRTYCVEKRAAIVLGIVTVLSCSKNISWYFMYTDMYGLQNRPWFCVLSFDVGKSYMWGAIEFAHHILTAAVPFIVILLLNIVTVRHILVSSRVRWSLLAQSTRVISRDPKMARRRKSIILLFAISANFILSWSVFLVYSIWRRMWLLDYRSLWIDRSAREVGFMLQLLSCCTNTCIYAATQTKFREQLKHMFKYPFTIICQISHR from the exons ATGAAAAAGACAATGGGTTGGAATCTGGAAGATTTAAACTCGAATGTTACAACAGAGGACAGGAGTCTATCCTTTTGGCTTGACCGTTTCTCTGCAGATAATGCGAGGAACACATTAGCCGATCGAATCTATTGGATTCTTCGGATGAGTCAATTtatttactatcccatcctcgctgtTATTGGGGTTCCCG CAAACATTGTAGCAATGGTGATCCTGTTGCAGGGCAAATGTGGTCTCTCCAAGTGTATTACTCATTATCTGGTGGCCATGTCAGCATCAGATCTACTGGTCGTTATTCTCAACTTAGTTTTGAGGCACATCCCAATTGTTTATTCAGAATACTTTTCTTTTGTGAAGTCCATCCGGGTGTGCAACATCCatgctgtcctgctttatgcagccacagactgctctgtctggttcactattgtTTTCACTTTTGACAGATTTGTGGCGATTTGTTGTCAGAAATTGAAACGCACATATTGCGTGGAGAAAAGAGCAGCTATAGTACTCGGGATTGTCACTGTGCTGAGCTGCTCAAAGAACATCTCCTGGTACTTCATGTATACAGACATGTATGGGCTGCAGAACCGCCCGTGGTTTTGTGTATTATCATTTGATGTTGGGAAATCTTACATGTGGGGAGCAATTGAGTTTGCCCATCACATTCTAACTGCTGCAGTCCCATTTATAGTCATTTTGCTTCTCAATATTGTCACTGTCAGACATATTTTGGTCAGCAGCAGAGTTCGCTGGAGTCTCTTGGCTCAGAGTACCAGAGTGATTTCAAGAGATCCCAAGATGGCGAGACGGCGTAAATCCATAATTTTACTGTTTGCCATCTCAGCAAATTTTATTTTGTCATGGTCAGTGTTCTTGGTATATAGTATATGGCGCCGAATGTGGCTATTAGATTATCGGTCTCTTTGGATAGATCGGTCTGCACGGGAAGTGGGGTTCATGCTTCAGCtcttgagttgctgcacaaatacCTGCATTTATGCAGCAACACAGACTAAATTCAGAGAACAGTTGAAGCATATGTTCAAATATCCCTTCACTATAATTTGTCAGATCAGTCATAGATGA